The sequence CACAATGCCAAGGTGAACGCGGGCCGCAAGCCGCGCGGGCTGTGCTATCACTGGGCCACGGACATGGAACGGCTGCTGAACCGCGAGGGATTCAAGACGCTGGAAATACAGCGCGCCATCGCGAACGCGGGTAATCCGATCCTGATCGAACATTCCAGCGCCGTGATCACCGCACGGGGCGCCCCCATGGAAAGCGGGGTCATCATAGACCCGTGGCGCCAGGGCGGCACGCTGTTCTGGTCACCGGTGCTGAAGGACGGCCGCTATGACTGGAAGGAACGCGGCGCCGAACTGACCCGGCTGGGCAGGGTCACCTACGTCAATCCGGACGGCACACCCTCCCTGCAACCGCAGTAGCAATGCCCCGCCCGCCGGCGGTTACTCCGCCGCCTGGCTCGGGTCGCCGTTGCCGCTGTCATTGCCACTGTCACTGTCGGACTTGGGCTTGCGGCGGTAGGTGCGCTTGGGCTTCGGCTTGCTCTCGGGCGTCTCGACCAGGCCGCTGTCCTGCTCGTCCTCGTCTCCGGACGCAGCATCGCTGCCACCGGTCACGAAATCGGGCAATTGCGACGGATCGTTCGGCGGCGATTTCTTGCTGCGCGATGACTTGGAAGAGCTGGCCTTCTTCGGGGTGTCGGACGCGGGCTGCTCCTGCCCGCCGGACTGCGGCTGATCGCCACCCGACGGGGGCTGGTCGCCCTGGCCGCCGTTGCCCTGCTGGTTCTGGTTGCTCTCGCGTTCCTGCCGTTCGGACCGTTCGCGGTCGCGCTCGGCCTGGCGCTCGCGGTTCTGGCGCTCCTGCTCCTCGCGGCGCTGGTCGATTTCGCGTTGCGCTTCGGAAAGCAGCCGCAGGTAATGCTCCGCGTGCTGCTGGAAATTCTCGGC is a genomic window of Sulfitobacter alexandrii containing:
- a CDS encoding DUF4167 domain-containing protein, whose amino-acid sequence is MKSSRSRSRSKNNRNRQQQGGGNVVNRVFDSSGPEGKVRGTPQQVIEKYNQLARDAQLSNDRVAAENFQQHAEHYLRLLSEAQREIDQRREEQERQNRERQAERDRERSERQERESNQNQQGNGGQGDQPPSGGDQPQSGGQEQPASDTPKKASSSKSSRSKKSPPNDPSQLPDFVTGGSDAASGDEDEQDSGLVETPESKPKPKRTYRRKPKSDSDSGNDSGNGDPSQAAE